A stretch of Carnobacterium iners DNA encodes these proteins:
- the dnaG gene encoding DNA primase, with the protein MATRIPEEMVNKIRQETNITDIVSQYVQLKKKGKNFFGFCPFHDERTPSFSVTEEKQIFHCFSCGRGGNVYSFLMEVDGLSFPEAVLKTAELSQIEVDQTLFNGGQTNSQNKDSKKDFLLKIHEESLELFHHILLQTTAGEKALAYLLKRGLTQETIETFGIGFAPYERTLLQQYLVGKDYSKELLSETGLFVEKENGDLLDRFSNRIVFPIRNQQGKVVGFSGRLFEASDFETGPKYLNSPETYLFNKRNVLFNFDKARPAVRREKEVILFEGFMDVIAAWQVGIQNGVASMGTSLTNEQIHMLGRITDQVLVAYDGDDAGIEAAKRAADLLIDQTDFDLAILSFPEGMDPDDFIKEKGAPAFKELISHGRDTLFSFKMNYYRRDMNLKNESERLGYIEKILTEMLTITSAVEREMYMKQLAAEFDISIDSLNEQFQQRFYKQQKKRAKEPKRTLPIPEVRSTTFPQVHNQRGKLDSIERAEQLLLNRLFHFEEVRIQLKNLPEEFHFVHDDYQLVYLYYENFQEHAEHALSDTSIEAFIDFVKETHLKNKIVEIEFQSLGVEVVPQEIKDYIDVISRKALLESKLKQAKDEMTEAAKKGDQSQLRVLMIEIVNLSRMLKNG; encoded by the coding sequence TTGGCAACAAGGATTCCTGAAGAAATGGTTAATAAAATCAGGCAAGAAACCAATATTACAGATATTGTTAGTCAGTACGTACAACTTAAAAAAAAGGGAAAGAATTTTTTTGGTTTTTGTCCGTTTCATGATGAGCGAACACCCTCATTTTCTGTGACAGAAGAAAAACAGATTTTTCATTGTTTTAGTTGCGGTCGAGGAGGAAATGTTTACTCGTTTTTGATGGAAGTCGATGGATTAAGTTTTCCAGAGGCTGTATTGAAGACAGCTGAACTAAGTCAGATTGAAGTTGATCAAACTTTATTTAATGGGGGACAAACAAACTCACAAAATAAAGATTCTAAAAAAGACTTTCTTCTCAAAATCCATGAAGAGAGTCTTGAATTATTCCATCACATCTTGTTGCAAACAACTGCTGGTGAAAAAGCTTTGGCTTATCTGTTGAAAAGGGGATTAACACAAGAAACCATTGAAACATTTGGTATCGGATTTGCTCCATATGAGCGTACCTTATTGCAACAATATTTAGTTGGTAAAGACTATTCAAAAGAGTTGTTAAGCGAAACGGGCTTATTTGTTGAAAAAGAAAATGGCGATCTACTAGATCGTTTTTCCAATCGAATTGTATTTCCTATCCGCAATCAACAAGGAAAAGTTGTTGGTTTTTCTGGGAGGTTATTTGAGGCCTCAGACTTCGAAACAGGGCCCAAATACTTAAACAGTCCTGAGACCTATCTTTTTAACAAGCGAAATGTCTTATTTAATTTTGACAAGGCGCGCCCTGCTGTTAGACGAGAAAAAGAGGTTATTCTATTTGAAGGCTTCATGGATGTTATTGCTGCTTGGCAAGTAGGGATACAAAATGGGGTTGCTTCAATGGGAACTAGTCTGACAAATGAACAAATTCATATGCTCGGACGAATAACAGATCAAGTGTTGGTTGCTTATGATGGTGATGATGCAGGTATTGAGGCTGCTAAACGTGCAGCTGATTTATTAATAGATCAAACAGATTTTGATTTAGCTATTTTATCTTTTCCTGAAGGTATGGATCCCGATGATTTTATTAAAGAAAAAGGAGCACCAGCCTTTAAAGAACTTATTTCTCACGGAAGAGATACCTTATTTAGTTTCAAAATGAACTACTATCGTCGTGATATGAATTTGAAAAATGAAAGTGAGCGGCTTGGGTATATTGAAAAAATATTAACCGAAATGTTGACTATTACTTCTGCGGTTGAACGAGAAATGTACATGAAGCAACTAGCAGCTGAATTTGATATCTCAATTGATTCTTTAAACGAGCAGTTTCAACAACGTTTTTATAAACAACAAAAGAAACGTGCTAAAGAGCCCAAAAGGACGCTACCGATTCCAGAGGTTCGCTCTACAACTTTTCCTCAAGTTCACAATCAAAGAGGGAAATTGGATTCAATAGAACGAGCGGAACAATTATTACTTAATCGCTTATTTCATTTCGAAGAAGTTAGAATCCAACTCAAAAATTTACCAGAAGAATTTCATTTTGTGCATGACGATTATCAATTGGTGTATTTGTACTATGAAAACTTTCAAGAACATGCAGAGCATGCTTTATCAGATACTTCCATCGAGGCTTTTATTGATTTTGTAAAAGAAACACATTTAAAAAATAAAATCGTTGAAATCGAGTTTCAATCTCTTGGTGTGGAGGTTGTTCCACAAGAAATTAAAGATTATATTGATGTTATCTCAAGAAAGGCATTGTTAGAATCAAAACTGAAACAAGCAAAAGACGAAATGACTGAGGCTGCTAAAAAAGGTGACCAATCTCAATTAAGAGTATTAATGATTGAGATTGTCAATCTATCCCGTATGTTAAAAAATGGGTAG
- a CDS encoding Nif3-like dinuclear metal center hexameric protein, with the protein MKSILGYDLIQKFEEFAPTYLAEEGDPVGLAIGTLNKSVKKILVTLDVRPEVVQEAISKNIDLIFAHHPPIFRPAKNLVTDDPQIKMYADLLKNDIAVYVAHTNLDVATNGMNAWLAKAIGITETEIMSVIKREKYKKLVVFVPLANKNKMIQALTQAGAGEIGPNYKDCTYTVEGTGSFTPVNQAQPHIGQLNEIAEVGEARIEVMFPERLTAEIEKALFSEHPYEEPVYDVYTIENYVDQYGLGRVGNLKEPVTIEEFAKKIKDTFNVAGLRYIAKDTSKKIQRVAICGGDAGKLYPDAIHKGAEVYITGDVYYHAGHDMLASNLNVIDPGHHIESICKKELATLFTNWSKEMDWDLEVMQSTLNTDPYRFI; encoded by the coding sequence ATGAAAAGTATCTTAGGGTATGACTTGATTCAAAAGTTTGAAGAGTTTGCACCAACTTACTTAGCTGAAGAAGGCGATCCAGTTGGTTTAGCTATTGGAACGTTAAACAAATCAGTAAAAAAGATTTTAGTAACACTAGATGTGCGTCCTGAAGTCGTACAAGAAGCTATTTCAAAAAATATTGATTTAATTTTTGCTCACCATCCACCAATCTTCAGACCTGCAAAAAATCTAGTAACAGATGATCCGCAAATCAAAATGTATGCTGATTTGTTGAAAAATGATATTGCCGTTTATGTTGCTCATACAAACCTTGATGTAGCAACGAACGGGATGAATGCGTGGTTAGCAAAAGCGATTGGTATTACGGAGACTGAAATTATGTCAGTAATAAAGCGAGAGAAATACAAAAAATTAGTTGTTTTTGTTCCTCTAGCAAATAAGAATAAGATGATTCAAGCATTAACTCAAGCAGGAGCAGGAGAAATCGGACCTAACTATAAGGATTGTACTTATACCGTTGAAGGTACCGGAAGTTTTACTCCAGTGAATCAAGCGCAACCTCATATTGGTCAACTAAATGAAATAGCAGAAGTTGGCGAAGCTCGGATTGAAGTGATGTTCCCAGAACGGTTAACCGCTGAGATTGAAAAAGCTTTGTTCTCTGAGCACCCTTATGAAGAACCGGTTTACGACGTTTATACAATAGAAAATTACGTAGATCAATATGGATTAGGACGAGTAGGAAATTTGAAAGAGCCGGTAACTATTGAAGAATTTGCTAAAAAAATAAAAGATACCTTTAATGTTGCTGGATTACGCTACATTGCAAAAGATACTTCTAAGAAAATTCAACGCGTTGCTATATGTGGTGGAGATGCAGGCAAGCTTTATCCAGATGCTATCCATAAAGGTGCCGAAGTTTATATTACGGGAGATGTCTACTACCATGCTGGACACGATATGCTTGCATCTAATCTTAATGTCATCGACCCAGGACACCATATCGAAAGTATTTGTAAAAAAGAATTAGCTACTCTATTTACGAATTGGAGTAAAGAGATGGATTGGGATTTAGAAGTCATGCAATCAACTTTAAATACTGACCCGTATCGTTTTATCTAA
- a CDS encoding tRNA (adenine(22)-N(1))-methyltransferase: MKLKQLSLRLEGAASYVPEGSRLADIGSDHAYLPCVLAVEGKIKFAVAGEIIEGPFRIAENQVKRLKLQNEVVVRLGDGLNVINPEIDRISAITICGMGGVLIATILDEGYQIGKLTGKERLILQANKDESDLRTWLIEHQYQIIAEELIEENSKIYEIIVAEKAAESSIPFLAEDIAFGFHLRKERSLLFIKKWTSELAKNKQILVDLPKSATDQSEKIQAFTIKIAAIEELLK; this comes from the coding sequence ATGAAGCTAAAACAACTATCATTGCGCTTAGAAGGAGCGGCTAGTTATGTCCCTGAAGGTTCACGCTTAGCCGATATTGGATCAGATCATGCCTATCTTCCCTGTGTCCTAGCAGTGGAAGGTAAGATTAAGTTTGCTGTTGCTGGTGAGATTATTGAAGGGCCATTTAGAATTGCCGAAAATCAAGTCAAACGACTGAAGTTACAAAACGAAGTAGTTGTTCGATTGGGAGATGGACTAAACGTTATTAATCCTGAAATAGACCGAATTTCTGCGATTACGATTTGTGGTATGGGCGGTGTACTCATTGCTACTATCTTAGATGAAGGTTATCAAATCGGGAAATTAACCGGTAAAGAGAGATTAATTTTACAGGCTAATAAAGATGAGTCTGATTTAAGAACCTGGCTAATCGAACACCAATATCAAATCATTGCAGAAGAATTAATTGAAGAAAACAGTAAAATATATGAAATTATAGTGGCCGAAAAAGCTGCTGAATCATCAATTCCTTTTTTAGCAGAAGATATTGCTTTTGGTTTTCACTTGAGAAAAGAACGGTCTTTGCTATTTATAAAAAAATGGACAAGTGAATTGGCTAAAAATAAGCAAATACTCGTTGACTTACCTAAGTCTGCTACAGACCAATCTGAAAAAATACAAGCATTTACTATTAAAATTGCTGCTATAGAGGAGTTATTAAAATGA
- a CDS encoding transcription repressor NadR, which produces MEPIKRRNKIVAALQKAKEPISASVLAKKLAVSRQIIVGDVALIRATGIDITATPKGYVLNSKESPDDRYIRKIACVHQLDETQKELYAIVDNGGELLDVIVEHPVYGELKGQLNIGSRHDADQFLQKITSLKANLLSGLTKGIHLHTIACKDEFVFNKIIQQLSSENLLYQD; this is translated from the coding sequence ATGGAGCCTATTAAAAGAAGAAATAAAATTGTTGCAGCGTTACAAAAGGCAAAAGAGCCAATAAGCGCTTCAGTATTAGCAAAAAAATTAGCGGTTAGTCGCCAAATCATTGTTGGCGATGTTGCTTTAATTAGAGCAACAGGAATTGATATTACAGCAACACCCAAAGGATACGTTTTAAATAGTAAAGAGAGTCCTGATGATCGTTATATACGAAAAATTGCTTGTGTACATCAACTTGATGAAACTCAGAAAGAATTGTATGCAATAGTGGATAATGGTGGAGAGCTGCTAGATGTCATTGTAGAGCACCCAGTTTATGGCGAGTTAAAAGGACAATTGAATATTGGCTCACGACATGATGCAGATCAATTTCTTCAAAAAATTACAAGTTTAAAAGCAAACCTATTATCAGGCTTAACAAAAGGCATTCACTTGCATACGATTGCCTGTAAAGATGAATTTGTCTTTAACAAAATCATTCAACAATTATCTTCTGAAAACTTATTGTATCAAGACTAA
- the rpoD gene encoding RNA polymerase sigma factor RpoD, which translates to MAEEKKVPTLSYKDAVKTFIKEFKPSGTVHYDELTNTLATPYTLDADKMDALIQQVEDSGIGVVGDDGGPTVRQMLAKERKEEAEKPEDLTAPPGVKINDPVRMYLKEIGRVNLLTAAEEVMLAKKIEVGDQEAKQRLAEANLRLVVSIAKRYVGRGMQFLDLIQEGNMGLMKAVEKFDYTKGFKFSTYATWWIRQAITRAIADQARTIRIPVHMVETINKLIRIQRQLLQDLGREPTPEEIGAEMDLPTEKVREILKIAQEPVSLETPIGEEDDSHLGDFIEDHDATSPAENAAYELLKEQLEDVLDTLTDREENVLRLRFGLDDGRTRTLEEVGKVFGVTRERIRQIEAKALRKLRHPSRSKQLKDFLE; encoded by the coding sequence ATGGCTGAAGAAAAAAAAGTACCAACATTATCTTATAAGGATGCAGTAAAGACATTTATTAAAGAATTTAAACCTAGTGGAACGGTTCATTATGATGAATTAACAAATACATTAGCTACACCTTATACATTGGACGCAGATAAAATGGATGCACTTATCCAGCAAGTCGAAGACAGTGGAATTGGTGTTGTAGGAGATGACGGCGGTCCAACTGTTCGCCAAATGTTAGCTAAAGAACGTAAAGAAGAAGCTGAAAAACCAGAAGACCTAACCGCTCCTCCGGGTGTGAAAATCAATGACCCCGTTCGTATGTATTTAAAAGAAATTGGTCGAGTGAATTTATTAACTGCTGCAGAAGAGGTTATGCTAGCTAAAAAAATCGAAGTTGGCGATCAAGAAGCTAAGCAACGTTTAGCAGAAGCAAACTTGAGATTGGTTGTTAGTATTGCGAAACGGTATGTAGGTCGTGGAATGCAGTTCTTAGATCTTATCCAAGAAGGTAATATGGGCTTAATGAAAGCTGTAGAAAAATTTGATTACACCAAAGGCTTTAAATTTTCAACTTATGCTACTTGGTGGATTCGTCAAGCGATTACACGTGCTATCGCTGACCAAGCACGTACGATTCGTATTCCAGTGCACATGGTTGAAACAATCAATAAACTGATTCGTATCCAACGCCAGTTGTTACAAGACTTAGGAAGAGAGCCAACACCTGAAGAAATTGGTGCCGAAATGGATCTTCCAACAGAAAAAGTACGTGAAATTTTAAAAATTGCTCAAGAACCAGTTTCGCTAGAAACACCAATTGGTGAAGAAGATGATTCTCACTTAGGCGACTTTATTGAAGATCACGATGCAACTAGCCCAGCAGAAAATGCCGCTTATGAACTTCTGAAAGAACAACTTGAAGATGTTTTAGATACTTTAACTGATCGTGAAGAAAATGTTTTACGTTTACGCTTTGGTCTTGATGACGGGCGTACAAGAACACTGGAAGAAGTTGGTAAAGTGTTTGGTGTAACGCGCGAGCGTATTCGCCAAATAGAAGCTAAAGCATTACGCAAATTGCGTCACCCAAGTCGTTCAAAACAATTGAAAGACTTCTTAGAATAA